The proteins below are encoded in one region of Corynebacterium sphenisci DSM 44792:
- a CDS encoding polyribonucleotide nucleotidyltransferase, which produces MSDNTQYEYEDDFSDIVETVAVIDNGDFGKREVRFETGQLALQADGAVTAYLDDDTMMLATTCASSKPREHLDFFPLTVDVEERMYAAGRIPGSFFRREGRPSQDAILACRLIDRPLRPTFVKGLRNEIQIIITVLSLDPKDMYDVVAINAASAATQLSGLPVSGPVGGVRMALVADEKHRDGAWVAFPTQEQHESALFEIVVAGRLTGDGDGADNVAIMMVEAGATEGVTGLIAAGGPAPTESVVAAGLEAAKPHIAELCRAQRALAEEAAGEVREFPLYPAYAEEVHAAVEKLARKKLPKLLRTPGKQERDDATNEHMAEVVDKLAEDFPERENEIRNAYNAVMKSVVREMILAEGYRIDGRATDAIRDLGVEIELIPRAHGSALFERGETQILGVTTLDMMKMEQQIDSLSPVDHKRYMHHYNFPPYSTGETGRVGSPKRREVGHGALAERALLPVLPTREEFPYAIRQVSEALGSNGSTSMGSVCASTLSLYNAGVPLKAPVAGIAMGLVSGEVDGETRYVALTDILGAEDAFGDMDFKVAGTADYITALQLDTKLDGIPSKVLADALAQAKDARETILAVMEEAIDGPDEMSPLAPRITTITVPPSKIGEVIGPKGKIINGITEETGADVSIEDDGTVYVSATSGEAAEAAIEKINAIANPQLPKVGERYLGTVVKTTAFGAFVSLVPGRDGLVHISKLGDGKRIDKVEDVVTVGDKLQVEIADIDNRGKISLVPVKE; this is translated from the coding sequence ATGAGCGACAACACCCAATACGAGTACGAGGACGACTTCTCCGACATCGTCGAGACGGTCGCCGTCATCGACAACGGGGACTTCGGCAAGCGCGAGGTGCGCTTCGAGACGGGCCAGCTGGCCCTGCAGGCCGACGGGGCGGTCACCGCCTACCTCGACGACGACACGATGATGCTGGCCACCACCTGCGCATCGAGCAAGCCCCGGGAGCACCTGGACTTCTTCCCCCTCACCGTCGACGTGGAGGAGCGGATGTACGCCGCCGGGCGTATCCCGGGCTCCTTCTTCCGGCGGGAGGGCCGGCCCAGCCAGGACGCGATCCTGGCCTGCCGGCTGATCGACCGGCCGCTGCGGCCCACCTTCGTCAAGGGCCTGCGCAACGAGATCCAGATCATCATCACCGTGCTGAGCCTGGATCCGAAGGACATGTACGACGTGGTGGCGATCAACGCCGCCTCCGCGGCCACCCAGCTCTCCGGGCTGCCGGTGTCCGGCCCCGTCGGCGGGGTGCGCATGGCGCTGGTCGCCGACGAGAAGCACCGCGACGGCGCCTGGGTGGCCTTCCCCACCCAGGAGCAGCACGAGTCCGCGCTGTTCGAGATCGTCGTCGCCGGCCGGCTCACCGGCGACGGCGACGGCGCCGACAACGTGGCCATCATGATGGTCGAGGCCGGCGCCACCGAGGGCGTCACCGGCCTCATCGCCGCCGGCGGGCCCGCGCCCACCGAGTCCGTGGTGGCCGCCGGCCTGGAGGCCGCCAAACCGCATATCGCCGAGCTGTGCCGCGCCCAGCGCGCCCTGGCCGAGGAGGCCGCCGGCGAGGTCCGCGAGTTCCCGCTGTACCCGGCCTACGCCGAGGAGGTGCACGCCGCGGTGGAGAAGCTGGCCCGCAAGAAGCTGCCGAAGCTGCTGCGCACCCCCGGCAAGCAGGAGCGCGACGACGCCACCAACGAGCACATGGCCGAGGTGGTGGACAAGCTCGCCGAGGACTTCCCGGAGCGGGAGAACGAGATCCGCAACGCCTACAACGCGGTGATGAAGTCCGTGGTGCGGGAGATGATCCTCGCCGAGGGCTACCGCATCGACGGCCGCGCCACCGACGCGATCCGGGACCTGGGCGTGGAGATCGAGCTCATCCCGCGCGCCCACGGCTCCGCCCTGTTCGAGCGCGGCGAGACCCAGATCCTGGGCGTGACCACCCTGGACATGATGAAGATGGAGCAGCAGATCGACTCGCTGAGCCCCGTCGATCACAAGCGCTACATGCACCACTACAACTTCCCGCCGTACTCCACCGGCGAGACCGGCCGGGTGGGCTCCCCGAAGCGCCGCGAGGTCGGCCACGGGGCGCTCGCCGAGCGCGCGCTGCTGCCGGTGCTGCCCACCCGCGAGGAGTTCCCCTACGCCATCCGGCAGGTCTCCGAGGCGCTGGGCTCCAACGGCTCGACCTCGATGGGCTCGGTGTGCGCCTCCACGCTGTCGCTGTACAACGCGGGCGTGCCGCTGAAGGCCCCGGTCGCGGGCATCGCGATGGGCCTGGTCTCCGGCGAGGTGGACGGGGAGACCCGCTACGTGGCGCTGACCGACATCCTCGGCGCCGAGGACGCCTTCGGCGACATGGACTTCAAGGTCGCCGGCACCGCGGACTACATCACCGCCCTGCAGCTGGACACCAAGCTCGACGGCATCCCCTCGAAGGTGCTCGCCGACGCCCTGGCCCAGGCCAAGGACGCCCGGGAGACCATCCTCGCGGTGATGGAGGAGGCCATCGACGGCCCCGACGAGATGAGCCCGCTGGCCCCGCGGATCACCACCATCACCGTGCCGCCCTCGAAGATCGGCGAGGTGATCGGGCCCAAGGGCAAGATCATCAACGGGATCACCGAGGAGACCGGCGCGGACGTGTCCATCGAGGACGACGGCACCGTGTACGTCTCGGCGACCTCCGGGGAGGCCGCGGAGGCCGCGATCGAGAAGATCAACGCGATCGCCAACCCGCAGCTGCCCAAGGTCGGAGAGCGCTACCTGGGCACCGTGGTGAAGACCACCGCCTTCGGCGCCTTCGTCTCCCTGGTGCCCGGCCGCGACGGCCTGGTGCACATCTCCAAGCTCGGCGACGGCAAGCGGATCGACAAGGTCGAGGACGTGGTCACCGTCGGCGACAAGCTCCAGGTGGAGATCGCCGACATCGACAACCGCGGCAAGATCTCGCTGGTCCCGGTCAAGGAGTAG